In Sphingobium amiense, a genomic segment contains:
- a CDS encoding phosphomannomutase, giving the protein MTHTVSIADLMARSGVAFGTSGARGLVTAMTDEVCFAYTCAFLQHLSFIGQFAPGRPVAVAGDLRPSTPRIMAACAAAIRHMDGKVDNCGFVPSPAVAAYAFARGIPSLMVTGSHIPDDRNGIKFNRTDGEVLKPDEQGIRAQSVDLPDLFDGEGMLKAAQPLPPPVDAATPYIARYVDAFGPEALSGVTLGVYEHSAVGRDILVALVGALGGKAVRLGRSDKFIPVDTEAVRPEDQQLARAWAAERKLDAILSTDGDSDRPLLADERGAWMRGDVLGILCARALGIGAVATPVSCNSAVELSGLFDAVRRTRIGSPFVIEAMNALAAEGQTSVCGYEANGGFLLATPVKVEGRTLGALPTRDAVLPILATLVDARRQCVALSALLAQLPARYTFSERLQNYPTAQSQALIAHLEQGSETDVLHRLTAMFGGIAGEAGGIDRTDGLRVHFKGGDIIHLRPSGNAPELRCYTESDSSERAASLNEQALVLVRDYRIG; this is encoded by the coding sequence ATGACCCACACCGTTTCCATCGCCGATCTCATGGCCCGGTCGGGCGTGGCGTTCGGCACTAGCGGCGCGCGCGGCCTCGTTACCGCGATGACGGACGAAGTGTGCTTCGCCTACACCTGCGCCTTCCTCCAGCATCTCTCGTTCATCGGCCAGTTCGCGCCGGGCCGCCCCGTCGCGGTCGCGGGCGACCTGCGGCCGTCTACGCCGCGGATCATGGCCGCCTGCGCCGCGGCGATCCGGCACATGGACGGCAAGGTGGACAATTGCGGTTTCGTGCCCTCTCCGGCGGTCGCAGCCTATGCTTTTGCGCGAGGCATCCCGTCGCTCATGGTAACGGGCAGCCACATTCCCGACGATCGTAACGGCATCAAGTTCAACCGCACCGATGGCGAGGTGCTGAAACCCGACGAGCAGGGTATCCGCGCGCAGAGCGTCGATCTGCCCGACCTGTTCGATGGGGAGGGGATGCTGAAGGCAGCGCAGCCGCTGCCGCCGCCGGTCGACGCCGCGACGCCCTATATCGCGCGCTATGTCGACGCCTTCGGGCCGGAGGCGCTGTCGGGCGTGACGCTCGGCGTCTATGAACATTCGGCGGTGGGGCGCGACATCCTCGTCGCGCTGGTCGGGGCGCTGGGCGGCAAGGCGGTGCGGCTTGGCCGTTCAGACAAGTTCATCCCCGTCGATACCGAAGCGGTCCGCCCGGAAGACCAGCAGCTTGCGCGCGCATGGGCCGCAGAGCGGAAACTCGACGCAATCCTGTCCACCGATGGCGATTCGGATCGCCCGCTGCTCGCCGACGAGCGCGGCGCGTGGATGCGCGGCGACGTGCTCGGCATTCTGTGCGCGCGCGCGCTGGGGATCGGGGCGGTGGCGACGCCGGTGAGCTGCAACAGCGCGGTGGAGCTTTCGGGCCTGTTCGATGCGGTGCGCCGCACCCGGATCGGATCGCCCTTCGTGATCGAGGCGATGAACGCGCTGGCCGCCGAAGGGCAGACGAGCGTCTGCGGTTATGAGGCCAATGGCGGCTTCCTGCTGGCGACGCCGGTCAAGGTCGAGGGCCGCACGCTCGGCGCTTTGCCGACGCGCGACGCGGTGCTGCCGATCCTCGCGACGCTGGTCGATGCGCGGCGGCAGTGCGTGGCCCTCTCCGCGCTGCTGGCGCAACTGCCCGCGCGCTATACGTTCAGTGAGCGGCTGCAAAACTACCCCACCGCGCAGAGCCAGGCGCTGATCGCGCATCTGGAGCAAGGCAGCGAGACCGATGTGCTCCATCGCCTCACCGCCATGTTCGGCGGCATCGCAGGCGAAGCGGGCGGGATAGACCGCACTGATGGCCTGCGCGTCCATTTCAAGGGCGGCGATATCATCCATCTGCGTCCCAGCGGCAACGCACCTGAGCTGCGCTGCTACACCGAAAGCGACAGCAGCGAACGTGCGGCATCGCTCAACGAACAGGCGCTGGTGCTCGTGCGGGATTACCGGATCGGCTGA
- the ribH gene encoding 6,7-dimethyl-8-ribityllumazine synthase translates to MAKFLIVEARFYDHLNDLLIEGAKAALDEGGHRYEVVTVPGALEIPGAVALAAETGRYDGFVAIGVVIRGETYHFEVVSNESARGLMALSMDGIAIGNGILTVENEEQALVRARSDQKDKGGEAARAALAMLALRERFGVA, encoded by the coding sequence ATGGCCAAGTTCCTCATCGTCGAAGCGCGCTTCTACGACCATCTCAACGACCTGCTGATCGAGGGGGCGAAGGCCGCGCTGGACGAGGGCGGGCATCGCTATGAGGTGGTGACGGTGCCGGGCGCGCTGGAGATACCGGGCGCTGTCGCGCTGGCGGCGGAAACCGGGCGCTATGACGGCTTCGTCGCCATCGGCGTGGTGATCCGGGGCGAAACCTATCATTTCGAGGTTGTGTCGAACGAGAGCGCGCGTGGCCTGATGGCGCTCAGCATGGACGGCATCGCCATCGGCAACGGCATCCTGACGGTCGAGAATGAGGAACAGGCGCTGGTGCGCGCCCGTTCCGACCAGAAGGACAAGGGCGGCGAGGCAGCCAGGGCGGCGCTCGCGATGCTGGCGCTGCGGGAACGGTTCGGCGTCGCGTAA
- a CDS encoding riboflavin synthase, with amino-acid sequence MFTGIITDIGTIRAHEQRGDLRLVIGCGYDMEGVAIGASIACSGACLTVVEKGADWFAVDLSAETVARTAPGLWAEGGRLNLERALKLGDELGGHIVTGHVDGIGTVVGVCPEGDSHKVGFAVEAALAPLIAPKGSITVDGVSLTVNEVRDVEDGAHFSVNLIPHTWDVTTLGRLTQGAQVNLEIDVLARYLDRMQGVRSRTM; translated from the coding sequence ATGTTCACCGGCATCATCACCGACATCGGCACGATCCGTGCTCATGAGCAGCGCGGCGACCTGCGGCTCGTCATCGGCTGCGGCTATGATATGGAGGGCGTTGCCATCGGCGCGTCCATCGCCTGTTCGGGCGCGTGCCTGACCGTGGTGGAAAAGGGCGCGGACTGGTTCGCGGTCGATCTGTCGGCGGAAACCGTGGCGCGCACCGCGCCGGGCCTTTGGGCCGAAGGCGGTCGGCTGAACCTCGAACGCGCGCTGAAGCTCGGCGACGAGCTGGGCGGCCATATCGTCACCGGCCATGTCGACGGCATCGGCACCGTGGTCGGCGTCTGCCCGGAAGGCGATTCGCACAAGGTCGGCTTTGCGGTCGAGGCGGCGCTCGCTCCGCTGATCGCGCCCAAGGGCAGCATTACGGTCGACGGCGTGTCGCTGACGGTGAACGAAGTGCGCGATGTCGAGGACGGGGCGCATTTCTCCGTCAACCTCATCCCCCACACCTGGGACGTGACGACGCTGGGGCGGCTGACGCAGGGCGCGCAGGTCAATCTGGAGATCGACGTGCTGGCCCGCTATCTGGACCGGATGCAGGGCGTGCGCAGCCGCACAATGTGA
- the ribB gene encoding 3,4-dihydroxy-2-butanone-4-phosphate synthase yields the protein MSSALLDTVRSLVTDGGMSRSGLARAAGLHANSLRKLGEPDWNPTADTLGKLEIYLTKREGGTALASPEEIINEARNGRMFILVDDEDRENEGDLVIPAQMATPDAINFMATHGRGLICLALTKDRVDTLGLDLMSRNNGTRHETAFTVSIEAREGVTTGISAADRARTISVAIDGSKGRADIVTPGHVFPLVAKDGGVLVRTGHTEAAVDVARLAGLNPSGVICEVMKDDGTMARLDDLIPFAQKHRMKIGTIRDLIAYRRRHDHMVERRAETSFTSKWGGEWKAISFYNRATRTEQMVLQKGHVVPDQPTLVRMHQLSLLDDIYGAEGRRSDLLARSMEIIGQEGSGLVVLLAGSDDGDFLSRSISRWAAKGAAPADMDELRNYGVGAQLLAELGVHDMILLTNSHHSLIALDGYDLSVVDQRPIEL from the coding sequence ATGTCGTCCGCGCTTCTCGATACCGTCCGCAGCCTCGTCACCGATGGCGGCATGTCCCGATCCGGCCTCGCCCGCGCCGCCGGCCTCCACGCCAATTCGCTGCGCAAGCTGGGCGAGCCGGACTGGAATCCGACCGCCGATACGCTGGGCAAGCTGGAAATCTATCTCACGAAGCGCGAGGGCGGCACCGCGCTCGCTTCTCCCGAGGAAATCATCAACGAAGCGCGCAACGGCCGCATGTTCATCCTCGTTGATGACGAGGATCGGGAGAATGAGGGCGACCTCGTCATCCCCGCGCAGATGGCGACGCCCGACGCGATCAACTTCATGGCGACGCACGGCCGCGGCCTCATCTGCCTCGCGCTGACGAAGGACCGCGTCGATACGCTCGGCCTCGACCTCATGAGCCGCAACAACGGCACCCGGCACGAAACCGCCTTCACCGTGTCGATCGAGGCGCGCGAGGGCGTGACCACCGGCATCAGCGCCGCCGACCGCGCCCGCACCATCTCCGTCGCGATCGACGGGTCGAAGGGGCGGGCCGACATCGTGACGCCCGGCCATGTCTTCCCGCTGGTGGCGAAGGACGGCGGCGTGCTCGTGCGCACCGGCCATACCGAAGCGGCGGTGGACGTCGCCCGGCTGGCGGGCCTCAATCCGTCCGGTGTCATCTGCGAGGTGATGAAGGATGACGGGACCATGGCCCGGCTCGACGACCTCATCCCCTTCGCCCAGAAGCACAGGATGAAGATCGGCACGATCCGCGACCTCATCGCCTATCGCCGCCGTCACGACCATATGGTCGAACGCCGCGCGGAAACGAGCTTCACGAGCAAGTGGGGCGGCGAATGGAAGGCGATCAGCTTCTATAATCGCGCCACCCGCACCGAACAGATGGTGCTGCAAAAGGGCCATGTCGTGCCCGACCAGCCGACTCTGGTGCGCATGCACCAGCTTTCGCTGCTCGACGACATCTATGGCGCGGAAGGCCGCCGCAGCGACCTGCTCGCCCGGTCGATGGAAATCATCGGGCAGGAGGGTTCCGGGCTGGTCGTTCTGCTCGCCGGATCGGACGACGGCGACTTTCTTTCCCGGTCGATTTCGCGATGGGCGGCCAAGGGCGCCGCGCCCGCTGACATGGACGAACTGCGCAATTATGGCGTGGGGGCGCAGTTGCTGGCGGAACTGGGCGTGCACGACATGATCCTGCTGACCAACAGCCACCACAGCCTGATCGCGCTTGACGGATATGACCTGTCCGTGGTCGACCAGCGCCCGATCGAACTCTGA
- a CDS encoding efflux RND transporter permease subunit, protein MNFRNISAWAIRNPVTPLVLFAALMMAGIVSFMRMDVNQNPDVSFPMVSVTVVQPGAAPTELETQVTQRIEAAVRGINGVEDITSFASEGQSLTNVQFQIGTPVDRAVNDVKNAVDQIRSDLPQGILEPQVQRIDIDGGPIAYFSAEATDMTLEQLSWYVDNTVAKRLLSVPGMAAVKRSGGVSREIRVILNPAKLQAYGITAAQVNGQLQQVNINAAGGRTEIAGAEQSIRVLGNARNALALGDTQIAISGGRTVKLSDLATVRDMYAEQRSLSLMNGRQVTSFSMAKAKGSSDVTVYDEAMKVLEKLKKENPKVQYKQLYSSVEYTRGQYHSAMSAMIEGAVLAVVIVFLFLRDWRATMISALAIPLSAIPSFWFMDMMGFTLNGISLLALSLVAGVLVDDAIVEIENIVRHMRMGKSAYQASIDAADEIGLAVLATTMAIVAVFLPVALMPGLAGQFFIQFGMTVVVSVLMSLAVARLITPMIAAYFLKAHGEETHGEGWLMDRYMGVLRWSLENGRAKARRARGGFRNRVAGLFTDHRMWTLGVGILAFVATIFAFATLPMTFQPTINTDFSQVKIETVPGSTLEQTTAITRKVADMLAADTATVDAAFADITPTGADIFLTLKKDRPLSSVNWERSTAPKFQTIADARVNFQSQSGGGFGRDVIMMFGSDDPVLLEKTANQLVKEMAGLRELRDARVQGDMQRPEIIIKPRMDLAASMGVTTAALSQSIRIATIGDIDQNTAKFSLADRQIPIRVSLSEDSRKDIATIQNLPVPTIDGGSVPLRVVADISFGAGPTQIRRYNQIRRVVVGADLAPGLVTSQAMTKLNALPTMKAINEGRIQGVQKINAGDSKFQAEMLQNFVIAVFSGVLLVLAVLVLLYKRVMPPFVNLGSLLLAPLGGAIALHVTGQPLSMPVFIGLLMLLGIVAKNSILVIDFALEEMEKGVPKHEAIIDAGHKRAQPIVMTTVAMVAGMVPTAISLSGDSAWRAPMGITVIGGLLLSTVLTLVIVPAVFSLAIGFESWIGPKLGRGLLTYKPEHKDGGAVQPAE, encoded by the coding sequence ATGAATTTTCGCAATATCTCCGCATGGGCGATCCGCAATCCGGTGACGCCGCTGGTGCTGTTCGCAGCACTGATGATGGCCGGCATCGTCAGCTTCATGCGGATGGATGTGAACCAGAATCCGGACGTCAGCTTCCCGATGGTCAGCGTAACGGTGGTTCAGCCCGGCGCCGCGCCGACCGAGCTGGAAACGCAGGTGACGCAGCGGATAGAAGCGGCGGTGCGCGGCATCAACGGAGTGGAGGACATCACCTCCTTCGCATCCGAAGGTCAGTCCCTCACCAATGTCCAGTTCCAGATCGGCACGCCCGTCGACCGCGCGGTCAATGACGTCAAGAATGCGGTCGACCAGATCCGCAGCGATCTGCCGCAGGGCATTCTCGAACCGCAGGTGCAGCGGATCGACATCGACGGCGGACCCATCGCCTATTTCAGCGCCGAAGCGACCGACATGACGCTGGAGCAACTGTCCTGGTATGTGGACAATACGGTCGCCAAGCGCCTGCTGTCGGTGCCCGGCATGGCGGCGGTCAAGCGCAGCGGCGGCGTCAGCCGCGAAATCCGCGTCATCCTGAACCCCGCCAAGCTCCAAGCCTATGGCATCACCGCCGCGCAGGTGAACGGCCAGCTGCAGCAGGTGAACATCAACGCGGCGGGCGGCCGCACCGAAATCGCAGGCGCGGAACAGTCGATCCGCGTGCTAGGCAACGCCCGCAACGCCCTTGCGCTGGGAGACACGCAGATCGCGATCTCCGGCGGGCGCACCGTCAAGCTTTCCGACCTTGCCACCGTGCGCGACATGTATGCCGAACAGCGCAGCCTTTCGCTGATGAACGGGCGGCAGGTGACGAGTTTCAGCATGGCCAAGGCCAAGGGATCGTCGGACGTCACCGTCTATGACGAAGCGATGAAGGTGCTGGAAAAGCTGAAGAAGGAAAATCCCAAGGTCCAGTACAAGCAGCTCTACAGCAGCGTCGAATATACGCGTGGCCAGTATCACAGCGCCATGTCGGCGATGATCGAGGGCGCGGTGCTGGCGGTGGTGATCGTGTTTCTCTTCCTGCGCGACTGGCGCGCGACGATGATCTCCGCCCTCGCGATCCCGCTGTCGGCGATCCCGTCCTTCTGGTTCATGGACATGATGGGCTTCACGCTCAACGGCATCTCGCTGCTGGCGCTGAGCCTTGTCGCGGGCGTGCTGGTCGACGACGCCATCGTGGAGATCGAGAATATCGTGCGCCATATGCGCATGGGCAAATCCGCCTATCAGGCTTCCATCGACGCGGCGGACGAAATCGGCCTTGCCGTGCTGGCGACGACCATGGCGATCGTCGCCGTGTTCCTGCCGGTCGCGCTGATGCCCGGCCTTGCCGGTCAGTTCTTCATCCAGTTCGGCATGACCGTCGTCGTTTCGGTGCTGATGAGCCTTGCCGTCGCCCGCCTCATCACGCCGATGATCGCGGCCTATTTCCTCAAGGCCCATGGCGAGGAAACCCATGGCGAAGGCTGGCTGATGGACCGCTATATGGGCGTGCTGCGCTGGTCGCTGGAAAATGGCAGGGCAAAGGCCCGCCGGGCGCGCGGAGGTTTCCGCAACAGGGTCGCCGGACTGTTCACCGATCATCGCATGTGGACGCTCGGCGTGGGCATATTGGCGTTCGTGGCGACGATCTTCGCTTTCGCCACGCTGCCCATGACCTTCCAGCCGACGATCAACACCGATTTCAGTCAGGTGAAGATCGAGACCGTGCCGGGCAGCACGCTGGAACAGACCACCGCGATCACCCGCAAGGTGGCGGACATGCTGGCCGCCGACACCGCGACGGTCGACGCCGCCTTTGCCGACATCACCCCGACCGGCGCCGACATCTTCCTGACGCTGAAGAAGGACAGGCCGCTGTCGTCCGTCAACTGGGAACGCAGCACCGCGCCCAAATTCCAGACGATTGCGGACGCGCGCGTCAATTTCCAGTCGCAGTCGGGCGGCGGCTTTGGCCGTGACGTCATCATGATGTTCGGATCGGACGATCCGGTGTTGCTCGAAAAGACCGCCAACCAGCTCGTCAAGGAGATGGCGGGCCTCAGGGAACTGCGCGACGCACGCGTGCAGGGCGACATGCAGCGGCCCGAAATCATCATCAAGCCGCGCATGGACCTCGCCGCCAGCATGGGCGTCACGACCGCTGCCCTCAGCCAGTCGATCCGCATCGCCACCATCGGCGACATCGACCAGAACACCGCCAAATTCTCGCTGGCAGACCGGCAGATCCCTATCCGCGTTTCCCTGTCGGAGGATAGCCGCAAGGACATCGCGACGATCCAGAACCTGCCCGTTCCCACCATCGACGGCGGATCGGTGCCGCTGCGCGTCGTGGCCGACATCAGTTTCGGCGCGGGGCCAACGCAGATCCGCCGTTATAACCAGATCCGCCGCGTGGTGGTGGGCGCCGACCTTGCGCCGGGCCTCGTCACCAGTCAGGCGATGACCAAGCTGAACGCGCTGCCCACGATGAAGGCGATCAACGAAGGCCGCATTCAGGGCGTGCAGAAGATCAACGCGGGCGACAGCAAGTTCCAGGCGGAAATGTTGCAGAATTTCGTCATCGCGGTTTTTTCCGGCGTGCTGCTGGTGCTGGCGGTGCTGGTGCTGCTCTACAAGCGCGTGATGCCCCCCTTCGTCAATCTGGGGTCGCTGCTGCTCGCCCCGCTCGGCGGCGCTATCGCGCTGCATGTCACGGGGCAGCCGCTATCGATGCCGGTGTTCATCGGGCTGCTCATGCTGCTGGGCATCGTCGCCAAGAACTCGATCCTCGTCATCGACTTCGCGCTGGAGGAGATGGAGAAGGGCGTGCCCAAGCATGAGGCGATCATCGACGCGGGCCACAAGCGCGCGCAGCCGATCGTCATGACCACGGTGGCGATGGTCGCGGGCATGGTGCCGACCGCCATATCGCTTTCGGGCGACAGCGCCTGGCGCGCGCCCATGGGCATCACTGTGATCGGCGGCCTGCTGCTTTCGACCGTCCTGACGCTGGTGATCGTGCCCGCCGTGTTCAGCCTCGCCATCGGGTTCGAAAGCTGGATCGGGCCGAAGCTGGGCCGCGGCCTGCTGACCTACAAGCCCGAGCATAAGGACGGCGGCGCGGTCCAGCCGGCGGAGTGA
- a CDS encoding energy transducer TonB → MLSIGLRTGAEAQSRYGAGRRSPLGLGGTVAVHALLVAGFLLLPKEVIDIVRPSPPISTYAVPEDPPPPENRPDKPVDAKMPVQPQPQPQRPTATDSEITLPRDAGLTGGGGDLSKPLPPYFPPPLPPADPVLTDAQIDPRALPAFQPDYPGAMIRQGLDGKVTVRVSIGADGRVTAIEKISASDDSFWETTQRHALRKWRFRPATRDGVPVASTKVLTVRFTLTDR, encoded by the coding sequence ATGCTGTCAATCGGGCTACGGACGGGAGCGGAAGCACAATCGCGCTATGGGGCGGGCCGCCGCTCGCCATTGGGGCTGGGCGGCACGGTCGCCGTCCATGCGCTGCTGGTGGCCGGATTTCTGCTGCTGCCCAAGGAGGTGATCGACATCGTGCGGCCCAGCCCGCCAATCTCGACCTATGCCGTGCCGGAAGACCCGCCGCCCCCGGAGAACAGACCCGACAAGCCGGTGGACGCGAAAATGCCGGTTCAGCCGCAACCCCAGCCGCAGCGCCCGACCGCCACGGACTCCGAGATCACGCTGCCCCGCGACGCAGGGCTGACCGGAGGCGGCGGCGATCTGTCAAAGCCGCTTCCGCCCTATTTCCCCCCGCCCCTGCCGCCAGCCGACCCGGTGCTGACGGATGCGCAGATCGACCCGCGCGCCCTGCCCGCCTTTCAGCCGGACTATCCCGGCGCGATGATCCGTCAGGGTCTGGACGGGAAGGTGACGGTGCGGGTCAGCATCGGCGCGGACGGGCGCGTCACGGCCATCGAGAAGATCAGCGCCAGCGACGACAGTTTCTGGGAAACGACGCAGCGCCACGCCCTGCGCAAATGGCGGTTCCGCCCCGCGACGCGCGACGGCGTGCCGGTCGCGTCGACCAAGGTTCTGACGGTCCGTTTCACGCTGACAGATCGGTGA
- a CDS encoding mannose-1-phosphate guanylyltransferase/mannose-6-phosphate isomerase, whose translation MANDSINIVPVILSGGSGTRLWPVSRPERPKQLLPLTADETMLQLTAVRTRGFKAASVDRPILVSNAAHADIIDDQLRHSGVSDHRIILEPVGRNTAPAIALAALEAKPDDALLVMPSDHVIADVPAFHAAIERALPLVADGWLITFGITPEAPETGYGYIKMGETCGTGVNQVERFVEKPDVANAERMLAEGGHAWNAGIFLFRADAYLAALERHRPDMLAAVRAAMAQAKREGAHIFPDAKAFHACPSDSIDYAVMERERKVACVPVSMGWSDVGSWDSLHAVSARCADENAVRGDALLLGAKNCLVHSDGPRVTLVDVDDLIVVVSQGDIMILKRGESQKVRKVTEALAALDAAKAAGGSSCPS comes from the coding sequence ATGGCCAACGATTCGATCAATATCGTTCCTGTCATCCTGTCCGGGGGATCGGGCACCCGCCTCTGGCCGGTTTCCAGACCTGAACGCCCCAAGCAGTTGCTGCCGCTGACGGCCGATGAGACCATGCTTCAGCTCACCGCCGTCAGAACGAGAGGGTTCAAGGCCGCTTCGGTGGACCGGCCCATCCTCGTGTCCAATGCCGCCCATGCGGACATCATCGACGATCAGTTGCGCCACAGCGGCGTCAGCGATCACCGGATCATTCTGGAGCCGGTCGGCCGCAACACCGCGCCCGCTATCGCGCTCGCCGCGCTGGAGGCGAAGCCCGACGACGCGCTGCTGGTGATGCCCAGCGATCATGTCATCGCCGACGTGCCCGCCTTCCACGCCGCCATCGAGCGCGCGCTGCCGCTGGTCGCGGACGGATGGCTCATCACATTCGGGATTACGCCCGAAGCGCCCGAAACCGGCTATGGCTACATCAAGATGGGCGAAACCTGCGGGACCGGGGTCAATCAGGTCGAGCGTTTCGTCGAAAAGCCGGACGTCGCCAATGCGGAACGGATGCTCGCGGAAGGGGGGCATGCCTGGAACGCGGGCATCTTCCTGTTCCGCGCCGACGCCTATCTCGCCGCGCTGGAACGGCATCGGCCCGACATGCTGGCGGCCGTGCGCGCCGCGATGGCGCAGGCCAAGCGCGAGGGCGCGCATATCTTCCCGGATGCAAAGGCATTCCATGCCTGTCCTTCGGATTCGATCGACTATGCGGTGATGGAGCGCGAAAGGAAGGTCGCCTGCGTTCCGGTCAGCATGGGCTGGTCGGACGTGGGGAGCTGGGATTCGCTGCACGCGGTCAGCGCCCGCTGCGCCGACGAGAATGCCGTGCGCGGCGACGCGCTGCTGCTCGGCGCGAAAAACTGCCTTGTCCACAGCGACGGACCGCGCGTCACACTGGTCGATGTCGACGATCTCATCGTCGTGGTATCGCAGGGCGACATCATGATCCTCAAGCGCGGCGAATCGCAGAAGGTGCGCAAGGTGACGGAGGCGCTCGCGGCGCTCGACGCTGCGAAGGCGGCGGGCGGATCGTCGTGCCCATCCTGA
- a CDS encoding DUF445 domain-containing protein, with product MTPLRLPRPAPFAAPHPARRMRIVATGMLLAMAALFVAARATAHLHPAVGFVQAFAEAAMVGGLADWFAVTALFRHPLGLPIPHTAIIPRNKDRIGDTLATFLRDNFLTPAVVARRMRHMDVAAAAGRFLASPSGGDGRLREGASRLAADILEALDQERLGGMVKGAIGQRLRAINMGPLIGQAIEAAMRDGRHGPVMDSLIQWADRALEANEHLIRQMVHERAGKVLRWTGLDENLANAILTGLRKMLADMADDPEHSLRLKAEEGMAKLATDLQFDIEMQAKVAKIRDEILDNPAMQRWIEGMWEQARAGLLRAVRDPGKAMAGRFGEALRALGGTLQQEARLRLVINRFVRRAAVGATASYGDAIVRLVSDTVRGWDAGTVTARLEGAVGRDLQYIRINGTLVGGLVGLAIHAVDTLL from the coding sequence ATGACGCCGCTTCGCCTGCCCCGCCCCGCGCCGTTTGCCGCGCCCCACCCGGCGCGGCGGATGCGGATCGTGGCGACGGGCATGTTGCTGGCGATGGCAGCGCTGTTCGTCGCGGCGCGGGCCACGGCGCATCTCCATCCCGCCGTCGGTTTCGTGCAGGCCTTTGCCGAAGCGGCGATGGTGGGCGGCCTTGCCGACTGGTTCGCGGTGACGGCGCTGTTCCGCCATCCGCTCGGCCTTCCCATTCCCCACACCGCGATCATCCCGCGTAACAAGGACAGAATCGGCGACACGCTGGCGACCTTCCTGCGCGACAATTTCCTGACGCCCGCCGTGGTCGCGCGGCGGATGCGGCATATGGACGTGGCGGCGGCAGCGGGACGCTTCCTCGCCAGTCCGTCCGGAGGCGACGGGCGGCTGCGCGAAGGAGCCTCGCGCCTTGCCGCCGACATATTGGAAGCGCTCGACCAGGAACGGCTCGGCGGCATGGTCAAGGGCGCGATCGGCCAGCGGCTGCGCGCGATCAACATGGGGCCGCTGATCGGGCAGGCGATCGAGGCGGCGATGCGCGACGGGCGGCACGGGCCTGTCATGGACAGCCTGATCCAGTGGGCCGACCGCGCGCTGGAGGCGAACGAGCATCTCATCCGGCAGATGGTGCATGAGCGCGCGGGCAAGGTGCTGCGCTGGACCGGACTCGACGAAAATCTCGCCAATGCGATCCTGACCGGGCTGCGCAAGATGCTGGCGGACATGGCGGACGACCCGGAGCACAGCCTGCGCCTGAAGGCCGAGGAAGGGATGGCGAAGCTGGCCACCGATCTTCAGTTCGATATCGAAATGCAGGCGAAGGTCGCGAAGATCCGCGATGAAATCCTCGACAATCCGGCGATGCAGCGGTGGATCGAGGGCATGTGGGAACAGGCGCGGGCCGGACTGCTCCGGGCGGTGCGCGATCCGGGCAAGGCGATGGCGGGGCGCTTCGGCGAAGCGCTCCGCGCGCTGGGCGGCACGCTGCAGCAGGAGGCGCGGCTGCGGCTCGTCATCAACCGCTTCGTGCGGCGAGCGGCGGTGGGCGCGACCGCCAGCTATGGCGACGCCATCGTGCGGCTGGTGAGCGATACCGTGCGCGGCTGGGACGCAGGCACGGTGACGGCGCGACTCGAAGGCGCGGTGGGCCGCGACCTGCAATATATCCGCATCAACGGCACGCTGGTCGGCGGGCTGGTCGGCCTCGCCATCCACGCGGTCGACACGCTGCTCTGA